Proteins encoded by one window of Cannabis sativa cultivar Pink pepper isolate KNU-18-1 chromosome 4, ASM2916894v1, whole genome shotgun sequence:
- the LOC115713951 gene encoding uncharacterized protein LOC115713951, with protein MAGAGIHPYHQQWPQAAPPPPPPAAGTAPPPILVENPNRSATDEVRTIFITGLPDDVKERELQNLLRWLPGYEASQVNSKGEKPMGFALFASAQQAIAAKDTLQNMVFDADSKSVLHTEMAKKNLFVKRGIVADSNAYDQSKRMRTGGDYSHAGYTSPSPFHPPPPPVWAHHGYMAPPPPPFDPYGGYPVPPVPMSAPAPVPAPSSYVPVQNTKDNPPCNTLFIGNLGENINEEELRGLFSVQPGFKQMKILRQERHTVCFIEFEDLNTATHVHHNLQGAVIPSSGSVGMRIQYSKNPFGKRKDGFPMGVPAAAANGAPPAMTYQ; from the exons ATGGCCGGTGCCGGAATTCACCCCTACCACCAGCAATGGCCACAAGCAGCCCCACCACCTCCTCCACCCGCCGCTGGTACAGCTCCTCCTCCCATACTCGTGGAAAACCCTAATCGTTCCGCTACTGATGAG GTTAGAACGATTTTCATTACGGGTCTTCCTGATGATGTTAAAGAGAGAGAACTTCAGAATCTTTTGAGATGGTTACCTGGATATGAGGCTTCACAAGTTAATTCTAAAGGGGAGAAGCCAATGGGTTTTGCTTTGTTTGCTTCTGCTCAGCAAGCCATTGCTGCAAAAGATACTCTTCAG AATATGGTGTTTGATGCAGATTCGAAGTCGGTTTTGCACACTGAGATGGCCAAGAAAAATCTTTTTGTTAAAAGAG GAATAGTGGCAGATTCAAATGCTTATGATCAAAGTAAGCGTATGCGAACTGGTGGCGACTACTCACATGCTGGCTATACAAGTCCATCTCCTTTTCATCCTCCTCCACCACCTGTTTGGGCACATCATGG GTATATGGCTCCACCGCCTCCTCCTTTTGATCCTTACGGAGGCTATCCTGTTCCTCCCGTACCAATGTCTGCTCCCGCTCCTGTGCCAGCACCTAGCAGCTATGTACCCGTCCAG AACACAAAAGATAATCCACCATGTAATACTTTGTTTATTGGCAATCTCGGAGAGAACATAAACGAAGAAGAACTGAGAGGCTTGTTCAGCGT GCAGCCAGGTTTTAAGCAAATGAAAATCTTGAGACAGGAGCGACATACTGTCTGTTTCATCGAGTTTGAA GATTTGAACACTGCAACCCATGTGCACCACAATTTGCAGGGTGCAGTGATTCCTAGTTCAGGTTCTGTTGGCATGAGAATACAATAT TCGAAAAATCCATTTGGGAAGAGGAAAGATGGCTTCCCAATGGGTGTACCGGCTGCTGCTGCCAATGGAGCTCCACCGGCTATGACATATCAGTAG